In one window of Leptospira sp. GIMC2001 DNA:
- the folP gene encoding dihydropteroate synthase: protein MLSCRILGILNVTTDSFSDGGRYLATDAAIAHAKTLVADGADILDIGAQSSNVDAGLISVDMEWERISRVWDAWNALQSSSSIRTIQNEKAKISIDSFRPEILRKSMERGLDYWNDITALNDPSCLEILQEFSPKIPELILMFSQNRGQKASKESLLDPKTIIDDILFFFEEKRNKLTNLGIPVEKIIYDPGMGFFLGSDPKLSLTVLKNLTLLRKELGKILVSVSRKSFLGNILGNIAPADRNHATLAAEIWSMQQNVDYIRTHEPKQLNHSKIIINAIQNLKT from the coding sequence AGGTATTCTAAATGTCACGACGGATTCTTTCTCAGATGGAGGTCGTTATCTCGCGACAGATGCAGCTATTGCACATGCCAAAACCCTTGTTGCTGATGGTGCAGATATTCTAGATATTGGAGCACAATCATCAAATGTCGATGCAGGTTTAATTTCCGTTGATATGGAATGGGAAAGAATTTCCAGAGTCTGGGATGCTTGGAATGCGTTGCAGAGTTCGAGTTCTATTAGAACGATTCAGAATGAGAAAGCTAAAATCTCCATCGATTCCTTTCGTCCAGAAATCCTTCGTAAATCAATGGAACGAGGACTGGATTATTGGAATGATATCACTGCACTCAATGATCCGAGTTGTTTGGAAATTTTACAAGAATTTTCACCCAAAATTCCCGAACTAATACTCATGTTCTCACAGAATCGTGGGCAAAAAGCTAGCAAAGAATCGTTGTTAGATCCAAAAACTATCATAGATGACATTTTATTTTTCTTTGAGGAAAAGAGAAATAAATTAACCAATTTAGGAATACCTGTCGAAAAAATAATTTATGATCCTGGAATGGGGTTTTTTCTCGGTTCTGATCCAAAGCTTAGCCTCACAGTACTCAAGAATCTTACATTGCTAAGAAAAGAACTTGGAAAAATTTTAGTGAGTGTATCCAGAAAATCTTTTTTAGGTAATATACTTGGAAACATCGCTCCCGCTGACAGAAATCATGCAACTCTTGCGGCCGAAATATGGTCCATGCAACAAAATGTTGATTATATTAGAACTCATGAACCCAAGCAACTGAATCATTCCAAAATTATAATAAATGCAATCCAAAATTTGAAAACATGA